From one Stieleria sp. JC731 genomic stretch:
- a CDS encoding Gfo/Idh/MocA family protein → MKIAGINFDHFHMGDLLRMVHEHPEAEIVGICDHSPERMQDAINAFGLSPKQVFTDPKDLFAATDVDLAILCPAASKHGEWVEKIAPYGCDILVEKPFAGSLAEADQMIAACESASVRLAINWPLTWVASHRMAKRLIDDGMIGECIEVHYYGGNRGPLWHVADKIERTTDEVQREKPNSWFYKRSHGGGSMLDYLGYGTTLGTWYMDCKTPIEVTAMVDEPSGLEVDEHSIVIARYETGLSKFETRWGTFTDPWTHQPQPKCGFVIVGTEGTISSYDYDDQMRVQTRDCPEGKWITPETLPTRFKNPINYMVNVIQNDHAIEGPLSINISRIGQQIVDTAAMAAAEKRTIALLQ, encoded by the coding sequence ATGAAGATCGCTGGGATCAACTTTGACCATTTCCATATGGGCGACCTATTGCGAATGGTGCATGAACACCCCGAGGCTGAAATCGTGGGGATATGCGACCATTCGCCCGAGAGAATGCAGGACGCAATCAATGCCTTCGGACTCTCACCCAAACAAGTCTTCACCGATCCGAAGGACCTGTTTGCCGCCACAGACGTTGACTTGGCGATACTTTGCCCGGCCGCATCAAAGCATGGCGAATGGGTTGAAAAAATTGCACCGTATGGCTGCGACATTCTTGTGGAAAAGCCCTTTGCCGGTTCACTGGCCGAAGCAGATCAAATGATCGCCGCGTGTGAGTCTGCGTCAGTGCGGCTGGCCATCAACTGGCCGTTAACCTGGGTCGCCTCTCACCGAATGGCGAAACGCCTGATCGACGACGGCATGATCGGGGAATGTATCGAAGTCCATTACTATGGCGGCAACCGGGGGCCACTATGGCACGTCGCCGATAAGATCGAACGCACCACCGATGAGGTCCAGCGAGAAAAGCCAAACAGCTGGTTCTATAAACGCAGCCATGGCGGAGGATCAATGCTTGATTACCTCGGCTACGGCACAACGCTGGGCACCTGGTACATGGACTGCAAAACGCCGATCGAAGTGACCGCGATGGTTGATGAGCCAAGCGGTCTAGAAGTTGATGAGCATAGCATCGTCATCGCTCGATATGAGACTGGACTTTCGAAGTTCGAAACCCGATGGGGAACGTTTACCGATCCATGGACTCACCAGCCACAACCGAAATGTGGATTCGTGATTGTCGGAACTGAAGGAACGATCTCCAGCTACGACTATGATGACCAAATGCGAGTCCAGACGCGCGACTGCCCGGAGGGCAAATGGATTACTCCGGAAACGCTACCGACGAGGTTCAAGAATCCAATCAATTACATGGTGAACGTCATCCAAAACGACCATGCGATTGAAGGCCCGCTTTCAATCAACATCAGCCGCATTGGACAGCAAATTGTCGACACGGCAGCTATGGCAGCGGCCGAAAAGCGGACGATTGCGTTGCTTCAGTAG
- a CDS encoding serine hydrolase, which yields MQSSHLFALCLSIVVFVPKIAFADLDVIIQGGKVVDGSGAPWYRADIGIQDGIIVRIGDLSTEKAKQTIDASGLIVAPGFIDMMGQTATPMLEDPTTAINLLTQGITTINAGEGSSAAPQSKADERHTGFTTMAEYFTLVESKGLPVNLVQTIGHTQVRRLVIGDTDRRPTDEELEQMKALVAEAMRAGAIGVSTALIYPPAVYAPTKEIAELASEAGKFGGRYYTHMRNEGDRLLEAIEEALDIGRTGNAPVHIFHLKAAGQHNWGKMQLAIAKIKAARQEGFQVTADIYPYINNGLGIAALIHPKHFENGRAQLISQLDDPELRKQIRDEMESTDGWENWFRHAGKDWDRIVIGSSNHPDYRSHDGKSVAAIAKAVGEDPWETFFKLVRSGAFALPQTMSDANKILAMQQEFVSFCTDVGPAGGSRSATHPRAYGAFPRMLSRYVRDLGAISLERAVAQASAVAANDVMAFDRGRIAIGLAADVIVFDYDRLTDHANFENPHAVSEGMEHVIVNGELVLHHGKQTKAKPGRVLRGPGYSVASAPYEQQSSPADERFEVYDRSVKDFMKRHHVPGVSIAVTNNGNIAFAGAYGYADIATQEPVTQQSLFRIASLSKPITAVAILQLVEQGKLKLDDHVLQFLDAENDIAAAGDKFDERYREITIEHLLEHRGGWDRGESFDAMFRSVDFAEKLDVPPPAGSWTVIKAMYSQTLDFDPGERYAYSNFGYCLLGRVIEKISGQTYEDYVIEHVLKPIGVTEMRIGKSRLDQRSKNEVRYYHAGDAKSVFAQDLNETVPWPYGGWYLEAMDSHGAWIASATDLAKFAAAFDDPDHCKILSRESIERMYARPEGLAGHNEDGSEKDRYYSLGWSNVVIPKGVNHWHTGSLAGTATIMIRRHDGKNFVALFNARTSPNASHLGSEIDRLLHEMANQVPEWPQ from the coding sequence ATGCAGTCGAGCCATCTGTTCGCACTCTGTTTGAGCATCGTCGTGTTTGTTCCAAAAATCGCATTCGCTGACTTGGATGTGATTATCCAAGGCGGCAAAGTCGTCGATGGGAGCGGGGCGCCTTGGTATCGTGCTGATATCGGGATTCAAGATGGGATCATCGTGCGGATCGGTGATCTTTCTACTGAAAAGGCAAAGCAGACCATCGACGCTTCCGGTTTGATCGTGGCTCCGGGATTCATCGACATGATGGGGCAAACCGCGACTCCGATGCTGGAAGATCCGACCACGGCGATCAATCTTTTGACGCAGGGGATCACAACAATCAACGCTGGCGAAGGCTCTTCGGCGGCTCCGCAAAGCAAGGCAGATGAACGTCATACCGGCTTTACCACCATGGCCGAGTATTTCACGCTCGTCGAGTCAAAGGGCTTGCCAGTTAATTTGGTCCAGACGATCGGGCATACGCAAGTCAGGCGTTTGGTGATTGGGGACACAGATCGTCGTCCCACCGATGAAGAGCTAGAGCAAATGAAGGCGTTGGTTGCCGAAGCAATGCGAGCGGGGGCGATCGGGGTTTCGACAGCGCTAATCTATCCGCCAGCGGTCTATGCCCCGACAAAGGAGATTGCCGAGCTAGCCAGTGAGGCAGGAAAATTCGGCGGACGTTACTACACCCACATGCGCAATGAAGGAGATCGCTTGTTGGAGGCGATCGAAGAGGCTTTGGATATCGGACGCACCGGCAACGCGCCGGTTCATATTTTTCACCTCAAAGCTGCCGGTCAGCACAACTGGGGGAAAATGCAGTTAGCGATCGCAAAGATCAAAGCCGCTCGACAAGAAGGCTTTCAGGTCACTGCAGATATCTATCCCTACATCAACAATGGCCTCGGGATCGCGGCCTTGATCCATCCAAAACATTTCGAAAACGGTCGGGCTCAGCTGATCTCGCAACTGGACGACCCAGAGCTTCGAAAACAGATCCGTGACGAGATGGAATCAACCGACGGATGGGAGAATTGGTTCCGGCACGCAGGAAAAGACTGGGACCGCATTGTGATCGGCAGCAGCAACCATCCCGACTATCGATCGCATGACGGAAAGTCAGTCGCTGCGATAGCGAAGGCTGTCGGCGAGGATCCTTGGGAGACATTTTTTAAGTTGGTGCGATCCGGGGCTTTCGCATTGCCGCAAACGATGTCCGATGCCAATAAGATCTTGGCAATGCAGCAGGAGTTTGTTTCGTTTTGCACTGATGTAGGACCCGCCGGCGGAAGCCGAAGTGCGACACATCCACGAGCCTACGGTGCGTTTCCCAGGATGCTTTCGCGGTATGTTCGTGATCTGGGAGCGATCAGTTTAGAAAGGGCGGTAGCGCAGGCGAGTGCCGTCGCGGCAAACGATGTGATGGCATTTGATCGTGGACGGATCGCGATCGGACTTGCTGCCGATGTGATCGTTTTTGATTACGACCGATTGACCGATCATGCGAATTTCGAAAACCCACATGCGGTCAGCGAGGGGATGGAACATGTGATCGTCAACGGCGAACTGGTGTTGCATCATGGCAAACAGACGAAGGCAAAACCGGGACGCGTCCTACGTGGGCCAGGATACTCAGTCGCCTCGGCTCCGTATGAGCAACAGAGTTCACCAGCTGACGAACGCTTCGAAGTCTACGATCGCTCCGTCAAAGACTTTATGAAACGGCATCACGTTCCTGGTGTTTCCATCGCTGTGACGAACAACGGCAATATCGCGTTTGCGGGGGCGTATGGCTATGCAGATATCGCTACACAGGAACCGGTGACGCAGCAGAGCTTGTTTCGTATCGCAAGTTTGTCGAAGCCAATTACCGCTGTCGCCATTTTGCAGCTTGTTGAGCAAGGGAAACTGAAGCTTGACGATCACGTTTTGCAGTTCCTCGATGCAGAAAACGACATCGCGGCGGCGGGTGACAAATTTGACGAGCGATATCGAGAAATCACCATCGAGCATCTGCTGGAGCATCGCGGCGGTTGGGACCGAGGTGAATCATTTGACGCAATGTTTCGTTCGGTTGACTTCGCCGAGAAATTAGATGTGCCGCCTCCTGCAGGGTCTTGGACTGTCATCAAGGCAATGTATTCACAGACCTTGGATTTTGATCCGGGCGAACGTTATGCCTATTCAAATTTTGGCTACTGCTTGCTCGGTCGTGTTATCGAGAAAATCAGCGGTCAAACCTATGAAGACTATGTCATTGAGCATGTCTTAAAGCCGATCGGTGTCACCGAAATGCGAATCGGAAAATCCCGTTTGGATCAGCGATCAAAGAATGAAGTCCGCTACTATCATGCGGGCGATGCCAAATCGGTCTTCGCCCAGGATCTGAATGAAACGGTGCCATGGCCGTATGGCGGTTGGTATCTAGAGGCGATGGATTCTCATGGTGCGTGGATCGCATCGGCAACGGATCTGGCAAAATTCGCAGCCGCTTTTGACGATCCGGATCATTGCAAAATCCTCTCACGCGAAAGCATCGAACGGATGTACGCCCGCCCGGAGGGGTTGGCTGGCCACAACGAAGACGGCAGCGAGAAAGACCGCTACTATTCACTGGGATGGTCCAATGTTGTGATACCCAAGGGCGTTAACCATTGGCACACCGGATCATTGGCCGGAACGGCGACGATCATGATTCGGCGTCACGACGGCAAAAACTTCGTCGCGTTGTTCAACGCTCGGACAAGCCCGAACGCGAGTCACTTGGGCAGTGAGATTGACCGGTTGCTGCATGAAATGGCCAATCAAGTTCCAGAGTGGCCTCAGTAG
- a CDS encoding glycosyltransferase family 2 protein → MTISLLTIVRGRQSHLENQCRGLCESTRMPDEWVIVGMDQDVDLASSVRPPVKIKTARVDGDGKRLPLAEARNRAVEVSSGDQLVFLDVDCIPSAEMVDLFYEAMLDKQRLWMGRPRYLPQQAADGDWDLSDLEEAAVDHPLQPRLKGSEKLASKKYEMFWSLCFCISRSHFDRIGGFDERYEGYGGEDTDFAFSARRLGIPFGFVDAVAYHQYHAVYKPPMNHLSDIVSNAKRFHQKWGVWPMKSWLRAFANNGLVQFDPIVNRLDVVRAPTAEEVQQSRCYTPAGF, encoded by the coding sequence ATGACGATCAGCTTATTGACGATCGTCCGCGGTCGGCAGTCGCACTTGGAGAACCAGTGTCGAGGGCTCTGTGAATCGACTCGCATGCCTGACGAATGGGTCATTGTCGGGATGGACCAAGATGTCGATCTCGCATCTTCAGTCCGGCCTCCAGTCAAGATCAAGACTGCCCGTGTCGACGGAGATGGCAAAAGGTTGCCTCTAGCCGAAGCTCGTAACCGCGCTGTTGAGGTTTCCAGCGGCGACCAGTTGGTGTTTCTTGATGTCGACTGCATCCCTTCGGCGGAGATGGTTGACTTATTCTATGAGGCAATGCTCGACAAACAGCGGCTCTGGATGGGGAGACCACGGTACTTGCCCCAACAAGCGGCCGATGGCGATTGGGACCTAAGCGATCTTGAAGAAGCTGCGGTCGATCATCCGCTTCAGCCACGGTTGAAGGGTAGCGAAAAACTGGCTTCGAAAAAGTACGAAATGTTTTGGTCGTTGTGCTTCTGTATTAGCCGCAGTCATTTCGATCGAATTGGTGGTTTTGATGAGCGATACGAAGGGTATGGCGGCGAGGACACAGACTTCGCTTTTTCCGCACGACGCTTAGGAATTCCATTCGGTTTTGTCGATGCGGTTGCTTATCACCAGTACCACGCGGTGTATAAACCGCCGATGAACCATCTTTCAGACATCGTTTCCAATGCAAAACGATTTCATCAAAAGTGGGGCGTTTGGCCAATGAAATCCTGGCTGCGGGCTTTCGCCAACAACGGATTGGTTCAGTTCGATCCGATCGTCAATCGGCTTGACGTGGTTCGCGCCCCAACCGCCGAGGAAGTGCAACAATCACGCTGCTACACTCCCGCAGGCTTCTAA